A genomic region of Uranotaenia lowii strain MFRU-FL unplaced genomic scaffold, ASM2978415v1 HiC_scaffold_978, whole genome shotgun sequence contains the following coding sequences:
- the LOC129761021 gene encoding fatty acid synthase-like, which translates to MPLTSALPVGGSKERIVISGISGRFPQSDNVAHFSRNLFERRDLVDDREIRWQHAMADMPTRTGKVNNLDKFDREFFGFGRRQQDTMDPQQRILLEHVYEAILDAGVNPETIRGSRTGVFCGICFSESEKRMVFDTCPPNGYGVLGCAKSQISNRISYAFDLKGPNFTLDSACSSSMYAMDMAYKSLVNGVCDAAIVMGSNLVLHPYTSYQFALLGVLAKNGYCRPFDKDATGYSRSEAICAVFLQKAKNAKRNYCDVVHTKTNCDGFKPEGITFPSGAVQQKLLQEFYSEIGIRPADVDYVEAHSTGTFVGDPEECDAIDKVYCKDREGALLVGSVKSSIGHSEAAAGLCSIAKCIIAMESGIIPPNINFAENRPTIPSLVEGRLKVVNQETPLSGPLLAINSFGFGGANAHSLLCRNLQEKKNFGVPEDDLPRLAVWSGRTREAVDTMLRDISQHPLDVEFLALTYNIQRQEIPGHRYRGFGIYRKNADSPAIFVDHGIERIKLDTKPVVAIFGGINTNWKQDLNELRKFAQVESTFLKCNQFLQTFQFDLMVKPADQDCILYSMVGTTVLQLAVVDLLQSIGVELDYFAGHSVGQFTCAYLDHCVTYEQVLKLALWHGCLYSQCKVESCKTAFVKLNNTRLRPLVADNLHKSEDNSFGVLSGTKESIIDQTRQLKFTGFTLEDLPFISLKCASESEALDNKLHQIVNTVTPSAIQPTTRWLTSTLLNASRVFETFNMHSTSSVVNLLSRIPSHSVVLDIDGNQCTENTLNILNRKPTYISHNLVHEDMATRLLNKIGFLYCNMQNLEIAKLYPSVPFPVSRGTRMIAPLIRWDHQEPAFVAKYGWGEANASGSQIYKISLLDQDYKYIVGHCIDGRILFPATGYLHLVWECVATLAHRTLDDYPIAFEDVQFLRATSITHSQVVVFTVMIQEASGYFEILEGETVVVTGYVKSLPSDYQTPVLEESPSSAVTVGAKDFYKELRLRGYLYTGLFKSVSETRVDGTLGKIQWKNNWVAFLDCLLQTGIIAMDTRSLLVPTAIDRLTIVPRAHSNCVETDAEGREFFTVQSCSKLNMTVCGGVSLSNLQVSGILRRNPPGVPVLESYNFVPYHLKNSVSSGEAIRMCVQLALENVSTRLVSVVEVHSGKLAPIVASFGDAVSDLPLIQSSLTLLTVEEFKLNDVSVKNETLQDQSNVLIVIAGEEKLTDQRFLLGLDNCLDPNGFLLVRRKTGLSSGFLQAPDQFVHVATFSTEQDESLNLLQRQTKLVEESVAIKVDTNDLRWLEDLKEAVRTKSVVLYSQNDPSSGVIGLVNCIRKEPKLQNVRCVLIDDQEAPPFKIDDPFYVKQLKLGLAINVLRNGEWGSYRHALLSKTVKTGSVTDHCYANCLAKGDLSSMTWFSGALNEVGQTPNKVRVSYSALNFRDVMIATGRLASNILCMDRLQEECELGYEFAGIMEGGRRVMGVMGSSALATLVQCDPDLIWDIPDGWSMKEAVTVPIVYGTVCLAYFHHAKIHKGKSVLIHAGSGGIGIAAIHVALEKGLEVFTTVSTKEKKAYLLEMFPSLEADNIGSSRDTSFEQMIKTRTGGSGVDYVLNSLSEEKLQASIRCLAPGGHFLEIGKYDMSKNSKLALELFKKGLTFTSVMLDAIFNETREKKQQFQSYLDGVLKSGLVRPLRTTVFEASELEKAIRFLATGKHIGKVVLKIREHEQDLATLPLTYVPRVYCNPEDVYVIVGGLGGFGLELADWMVLRGCRKLVLSSSRGITNRYQEYRIETWKKYGVQTEVCQANITTESGCYDLLERACKLGPVAGIYNLAVQLRDSILDNQTAEKFIESLAPKAKATEYLDQASRELCPQLKHFVVFSSVSCGRGNAGQSNYGMANSVMERIIERRHSEGLPGKAIQWGAIGDVGLVADLAEDKIDLEIGGTLQQRISSCLQELDQLLTCKHPVVASMVVAEKRLGSDMNLIDSVMTIMNIRERKLISMESTLADIGMDSLMAVEIKQVLERDFDLVLSPLELRTLTFSKLTVLAETKKHEVPSREENDVEAKAIGMELLIRNLGNESTSSSTLLRLPSSQNTGRPVLLIPGLEGVAGNIWHKLAKHINAPVCILQLTNTYENNSIAEIVDTIFPELFDTLFYEFDNFAFVGYSFGTLIAMELTKRLTEKGMHGTLLLVDGAPKFLQTLALQSLNGITTDDQIEKVLIANMIKVLFPKLSTDKLNPILEVPQFEQRLEKLLELFQQQSEYSIEYMRKMTIGLIKRLKMVALLNLADFQGLNIPVSLVRPTQKTCSDIEDDYGLADCGTEEIITFMVEGSHMTMLENPALVDVINNVLQV; encoded by the exons GAAAAGTGAACAATTTGGACAAGTTTGATCGGGAGTTTTTTGGATTTGGGCGTCGGCAGCAGGATACGATGGATCCGCAACAACGGATTCTGCTGGAGCACGTTTACGAAGCGATTCTGGATGCAGGCGTTAATCCGGAAACGATTCGCGGTTCACGTACCGGGGTATTTTGTGGGATCTGTTTTTCGGAATCGGAGAAGCGGATGGTGTTCGATACCTGTCCTCCGAATGGTTATGGGGTGTTGGG GTGTGCCAAGTCGCAGATATCTAACCGCATTTCGTACGCGTTTGACCTTAAGGGGCCAAATTTCACGCTTGATTCGGCTTGCAGCAGTTCGATGTACGCTATGGATATGGCCTACAAGAGTTTGGTGAATGGTGTTTGTGATGCGGCTATTGTAATGGGTTCTAATCTGGTGTTGCATCCGTACACTTCGTATCAGTTCGCATTACTCGGGGTGCTAGCGAAGAATGGGTATTGCAGACCTTTTGATAAAGATGCTACGGGATACTCTCGATCGGAAGCGATTTGTGCGGTATTTTTGCAGAAAGCTAAAAACGCGAAGCGTAATTATTGTGACGTGGTTCATACGAAGACGAATTGCGATGGATTTAAGCCGGAAGGAATAACATTTCCATCGGGTGCAGTTCAACAGAAGCTTTTGCAGGAATTCTACTCGGAAATAGGAATACGCCCTGCCGACGTGGACTACGTTGAAGCGCACAGTACCGGTACTTTTGTGGGTGACCCAGAAGAATGTGACGCAATCGACAAGGTGTATTGCAAGGATCGTGAAGGTGCTCTTCTAGTAGGATCAGTAAAGTCAAGCATTGGACACTCTGAAGCAGCTGCTGGACTTTGTTCGATCGCTAAGTGTATTATTGCCATGGAGAGTGGAATAATTCCTCCAAACATCAACTTCGCGGAGAATAGACCAACTATTCCATCGCTGGTAGAAGGGCGATTGAAGGTGGTCAACCAGGAAACTCCCTTGAGTGGACCCCTGTTGGCTATCAATTCGTTTGGTTTTGGTGGAGCTAATGCTCACTCGCTCTTGTGCCGCAATCTGCAggaaaagaaaaactttggtGTTCCGGAGGATGATCTACCTCGATTGGCTGTGTGGTCCGGAAGAACGAGAGAAGCTGTCGATACTATGCTACGAGATATCAGTCAACATCCTCTGGATGTAGAATTTCTGGCTTTGACTTACAACATTCAACGGCAGGAAATTCCAGGTCATCGGTACCGTGGATTCGGTATTTACCGCAAGAACGCCGATAGTCCAGCGATTTTTGTAGATCATGGTATTGAACGTATTAAGTTGGATACCAAACCTGTTGTGGCGATTTTCGGTGGAATAAATACCAATTGGAAGCAGGACCTCAATGAGCTAAGAAAATTTGCACAGGTGGAATCAACTTTCCTCAAATGTAATCAATTTCTGCAAACATTCCAGTTTGATCTTATGGTCAAACCTGCTGACCAAGACTGCATTCTGTACAGCATGGTTGGCACCACTGTTTTGCAGCTGGCCGTTGTTGACTTACTTCAATCAATTGGAGTAGAACTGGATTACTTCGCAGGTCACTCGGTAGGGCAGTTCACTTGTGCTTACCTCGATCATTGTGTTACGTACGAACAAGTTCTGAAGCTTGCCCTCTGGCATGGATGTTTATATTCTCAGTGCAAGGTTGAAAGCTGTAAAACAGCTTTCGTGAAGCTTAACAACACCCGCCTGAGACCCTTGGTGGCAGACAATCTTCACAAGAGTGAAGATAACTCGTTTGGAGTTCTCAGCGGGACAAAGGAATCAATCATTGACCAAACTCGCCAACTGAAATTTACCGGATTCACCCTAGAAGACCTTCCGTTCATTAGTCTTAAATGTGCTTCCGAAAGTGAAGCCCTGGATAACAAACTTCATCAGATTGTCAACACGGTAACACCATCGGCTATCCAACCAACCACGAGGTGGTTGACTTCAACtcttttgaacgcatcccgtgTCTTCGAAACGTTCAACATGCACAGCACCAGCTCGGTCGTTAACCTTTTGAGCAGAATACCGAGTCACTCAGTCGTTCTGGACATCGATGGAAACCAATGTACGGAAAATACTTTGAACATCTTAAATCGGAAACCAACTTACATCTCCCATAACCTTGTCCATGAAGATATGGCTACTCGATTACTCAACAAAATTGGATT TCTCTACTGCAACATGCAGAACCTGGAAATCGCGAAACTGTACCCATCGGTCCCGTTTCCGGTATCCCGTGGAACCCGTATGATCGCTCCTCTGATCCGCTGGGATCACCAGGAGCCGGCGTTCGTGGCCAAGTACGGTTGGGGTGAGGCAAACGCTTCCGGTTCGCAGATCTACAAAATTTCCCTCCTCGATCAGGACTATAAGTACATCGTGGGGCACTGTATCGATGGGCGTATTCTGTTTCCGGCCACCGGGTATCTGCATCTGGTTTGGGAGTGCGTGGCTACGTTAGCTCATCGCACGTTGGACGATTATCCGATAGCGTTTGAGGATGTGCAATTTTTGAGGGCGACCTCGATAACGCACTCACAAGTGGTAGTGTTCACGGTGATGATTCAGGAAGCTTCCGGGTATTTTGAG ATTCTGGAAGGTGAAACCGTTGTTGTAACCGGTTACGTTAAGAGTTTACCCAGCGATTACCAAACCCCGGTCCTTGAGGAATCACCCAGTTCAGCCGTCACGGTAGGAGCCAAAGACTTCTACAAAGAACTCCGTCTTCGAGGGTACCTCTACACGGGACTGTTTAAATCAGTCTCGGAAACTCGCGTCGATGGAACCCTGGGTAAAATCCAATGGAAAAACAACTGGGTTGCCTTCCTGGATTGTCTTCTCCAAACTGGAATCATTGCTATGGATACAAGATCGCTACTGGTTCCAACGGCCATCGATCGACTTACGATCGTACCCCGAGCTCATAGCAACTGTGTGGAAACGGATGCCGAAGGTCGTGAGTTCTTCACCGTTCAAAGCTGCTCGAAGCTGAACATGACCGTCTGTGGAGGCGTTTCGCTGTCCAATCTTCAAGTGAGCGGAATCTTGAGACGGAACCCACCCGGAGTACCGGTCCTTGAGAGCTACAACTTCGTGCCGTATCATTTGAAGAATTCGGTTTCGTCTGGGGAGGCTATCCGAATGTGTGTTCAACTGGCGTTGGAGAATGTTTCGACAAGGTTGGTGAGTGTCGTTGAAGTTCACAGTGGGAAGCTAGCGCCGATTGTGGCCTCGTTCGGGGATGCTGTATCGGATCTACCGCTGATACAATCGTCTTTGACGTTGCTTACAGTCGAGGAGTTTAAGCTGAACGATGTTAGCGTGAAGAACGAGACATTACAGGACCAGTCGAACGTACTGATTGTGATTGCTGGTGAAGAGAAGTTGACGGATCAACGGTTCTTGCTTGGGCTGGACAACTGTTTGGATCCCAATGGATTTTTGTTGGTCCGTAGGAAGACTGGTTTATCGAGTGGATTTCTTCAAGCACCGGATCAGTTTGTTCATGTCGCAACATTTTCGACGGAGCAGGACGAAAGCTTGAATCTTTTGCAAAGACAAACCAAGCTGGTTGAGGAAAGTGTAGCGATTAAAGTCGATACCAATGACCTACGTTGGTTGGAAGATTTGAAGGAAGCTGTTCGTACCAAGTCGGTCGTTTTGTATTCCCAGAACGACCCTTCTTCCGGAGTGATTGGTTTGGTAAATTGTATCAGGAAGGAGCCAAAGCTGCAGAACGTTCGATGTGTATTGATAGATGACCAGGAGGCTCCCCCGTTCAAGATTGATGATCCCTTCTACGTTAAGCAGCTGAAATTGGGCTTGGCAATTAACGTACTTCGAAATGGCGAATGGGGAAGCTACCGTCATGCTTTACTGTCAAAAACGGTGAAAACCGGCTCAGTTACGGATCACTGCTATGCTAACTGTCTAGCTAAGGGAGACCTATCATCGATGACCTGGTTTTCCGGAGCGTTGAACGAAGTTGGACAAACACCTAACAAAGTTCGGGTGTCGTATAGTGCGTTGAACTTTCGAGATGTTATGATCGCAACTGGTCGACTggcttcgaacattttgtgtaTGGATAGGCTGCAGGAAGAATGCGAACTTGGATATGAGTTCGCAGGGATCATGGAAGGTGGGAGACGAGTAATGGGTGTCATGGGTTCTTCTGCGTTGGCAACTTTGGTTCAGTGTGATCCCGATTTGATCTGGGATATTCCGGACGGCTGGAGTATGAAGGAAGCAGTGACGGTTCCCATCGTCTATGGAACGGTTTGCTTGGCATATTTCCACCATGCTAAGATTCATAAGGGCAAATCGGTTCTGATTCACGCCGGTAGTGGAGGCATAGGTATTGCAGCAATTCACGTGGCTCTCGAGAAGGGTTTGGAGGTATTTACCACGGTTAGCACCAAGGAGAAGAAGGCTTACCTGTTGGAGATGTTCCCTAGCTTGGAGGCGGATAACATTGGTAGCTCGCGTGATACCTCGTTTGAGCAGATGATCAAAACGAGAACCGGTGGCAGTGGAGTGGATTACGTATTGAACTCTCTGTCCGAAGAGAAACTCCAGGCGTCGATACGTTGTTTGGCTCCGGGAGGACATTTCTTGGAAATTGGAAAGTACGACATGTCGAAGAACTCTAAGTTGGCACTCGAGCTATTCAAAAAGGGTCTGACGTTTACCAGTGTCATGTTGGATGCCATTTTCAATGAAACACGTGAGAAGAAGCag CAATTCCAAAGTTATCTCGATGGCGTTTTGAAATCCGGACTTGTGCGACCGTTGCGAACGACTGTATTCGAGGCTAGTGAGCTGGAGAAAGCGATTCGATTCCTGGCCACGGGAAAGCATATCGGGAAGGTGGTGTTGAAAATACGGGAGCATGAGCAGGATCTGGCAACACTTCCGCTAACGTACGTTCCGAGGGTGTACTGTAATCCGGAGGATGTGTACGTCATTGTCGGAGGCCTCGGTGGATTCGGACTGGAGCTGGCCGATTGGATGGTACTTCGAGGATGTCGGAAGCTTGTTTTGAGCTCTAGCAGGGGCATCACTAATCGTTACCAGGAGTATCGAATCGA AACATGGAAAAAATATGGTGTCCAGACGGAGGTTTGCCAGGCCAACATAACCACCGAAAGCGGATGTTACGATCTTCTCGAGAGGGCCTGCAAACTTGGTCCGGTTGCAGGCATTTACAACTTGGCTGTACAACTACGCGACTCTATTTTGGACAATCAAACTGCAGAGAAGTTCATCGAGAGTTTGGCTCCCAAGGCGAAGGCTACCGAATACTTGGATCAGGCTAGCAGGGAGCTTTGTCCCCAGCTTAAGCACTTCGTAGTTTTCTCGAGTGTATCCTGCGGTCGCGGTAATGCAGGTCAAAGCAACTATGGCATGGCGAACTCCGTGATGGAAAGGATCATCGAGAGAAGACATTCGGAGGGACTGCCAGGCAAAGCTATCCAATGGGGAGCGATCGGTGATGTGGGTCTTGTAGCTGATCTAGCTGAGGACAAAATCGATTTAGAAATAGGTGGAACCTTGCAACAGCGCATCTCATCCTGTCTTCAAGAATTAGATCAGCTACTCACCTGTAAACATCCGGTAGTTGCGAGTATGGTTGTAGCTGAGAAGCGTCTAGGAAGTGACATGAACTTGATCGACTCCGTCATGACGATCATGAACATAAGGGAGCGGAAGCTCATTTCCATGGAAAGTACGTTGGCCGATATTGGAATGGACTCGTTGATGGCGGTTGAGATCAAACAAGTATTGGAGCGGGACTTTGATCTGGTTCTGTCCCCTCTAGAGCTCAGAACTCTGACCTTCTCCAAGTTGACAGTTTTGGCTGAAACGAAGAAGCATGAGGTACCTTCTCGTGAAGAGAATGACGTTGAAGCAAAGGCAATAGGAATGGAACTACTTATTCGGAATTTAGGCAACGAAAGCACTAGCAGTTCAACGCTTCTCAGACTACCTTCATCCCAAAATACAGGTCGACCAGTATTGCTAATCCCCGGCTTGGAAGGAGTTGCTGGCAATATCTGGCACAAACTTGCGAAACACATCAACGCTCCCGTGTGCATTCTTCAACTTACCAACACTTATGAAAACAACTCAATTGCAGAAATCGTCGATACCATCTTCCCGGAACTTTTTGACACACTTTTCTACGAGTTTGACAACTTCGCCTTCGTTGGGTACTCATTTGGAACTCTCATCGCCATGGAACTCACGAAGCGGCTAACCGAGAAAGGAATGCATGGAACACTTTTATTAGTAGATGGTGCTCCCAAATTCTTGCAAACACTAGCTTTGCAATCACTCAACGGAATCACCACCGATGATCAAATCGAGAAAGTTCTTATCGCCAACATGATCAAAGTATTGTTCCCGAAGCTCTCGACTGATAAGCTTAACCCAATCCTTGAAGTTCCGCAATTTGAGCAACGGTTAGAAAAACTGTTGGAATTGTTTCAACAGCAGTCCGAATACTCCATTGAATACATGCGAAAGATGACCATCGGATTGATCAAACGATTAAAAATGGTAGCTCTGTTGAACTTAGCAGACTTCCAGGGACTCAACATTCCGGTATCGCTGGTTCGACCTACGCAGAAGACCTGTTCCGACATTGAAGATGATTACGGTCTGGCGGATTGTGGAACCGAGGAGATCATTACGTTTATGGTCGAAGGGTCCCACATGACGATGTTGGAAAATCCGGCGTTGGTTGATGTTATCAATAATGTGCTTCAAGTTTAG